Proteins co-encoded in one Brassica oleracea var. oleracea cultivar TO1000 chromosome C4, BOL, whole genome shotgun sequence genomic window:
- the LOC106342060 gene encoding uncharacterized protein LOC106342060 translates to MDCDSNRGLIAYYRSRLYETVNDPSKASIVAWSESGKSFIVGDEVEFRKAVLPRECLVHLGFSQSHEQCEYACPYFMRGQPDLKPSSQDKLIRKIETNNKGLNDGRIRFSSLSCYKEICRLAKKERPPSSSIRRPPPLFIRGVYDMVDDPSTDSVVSWSESGKSFIVWNESKFLRDVLPSRLPFDYKDMTSLTTWLHAIGYSKVEESEHWEYTADYLVRGQPLPPKDTSPCTPGGLMITPEFARIIERSFASPKAGKQ, encoded by the exons ATGGATTGTGACAGTAATAGAGGATTGATCGCTTATTACCGAAGTAGACTGTATGAGACGGTGAATGATCCTTCAAAAGCTTCAATAGTTGCGTGGAGCGAGAGCGGCAAGAGTTTCATCGTTGGGGATGAAGTGGAGTTTAGAAAAGCTGTTCTTCCGAGAGAATGCCTTGTACACTTGGGCTTTTCACAATCTCATGAGCAATGCGAATACGCATGCCCTTATTTTATGAGAGGTCAGCCTGACCTTAAACCGTCGTCGCAAGACAAGCTCATCAGAAAGATTGAGACCAACAACAAG GGCTTGAATGATGGACGTATTCGCTTTAGCAGCCTTTCGTGCTACAAAGAGATTTGTAGGCTTGCCAAGAAGGAGCGTCCCCCTTCCTCATCAATTCGACGCCCTCCTCCCCTTTTCATCAGAGGTGTGTACGATATGGTGGATGATCCTTCAACTGATTCAGTTGTCTCGTGGAGTGAGAGCGGCAAGAGTTTCATCGTTTGGAATGAATCTAAGTTTCTCAGAGATGTTCTTCCTAGTCGCTTACCCTTCGATTACAAAGATATGACATCCCTCACCACCTGGTTGCATGCCATTGGCTATAGTAAAGTTGAAGAATCTGAGCATTGGGAATACACAGCCGATTATTTGGTGAGAGGTCAGCCTCTCCCCCCTAAGGATACATCCCCATGCACTCCTGGGGGTCTTATGATTACTCCAGAATTTGCCAGAATCATCGAGAGGTCCTTTGCTTCCCCGAAGGCTGGCAAACAATAA
- the LOC106342062 gene encoding uncharacterized protein LOC106342062: MAHPDWILKDLKLEKLRNLVIGYAERDSVTAVQALKRVRAVVKAEGEENKDWLRCLHLSPEQHPWPIFSGEEGKAALISHLLDLMGVIESDFEVLKKHLGKEDPKTAPQGVITSRFLLGRFRSRMLQKIDQLVDVELRAQKVDDLGFLIYMARSRTVNTRMVAVVVGLFNNPNPVESLGKLKRLQKCLCDVIAVGREFIVTHRFVPQPKSFPVQSSHSHMKWSRRVRLPLWSCSLCVMPII, encoded by the exons ATGGCTCATCCCGACTGGATTCTGAAGGATCTTAAGTTGGAGAAGCTGAGGAACTTGGTGATCGGCTACGCTGAG CGCGATTCAGTGACGGCGGTTCAGGCGTTGAAACGTGTCAGAGCAGTTGTGAAAGCTGAGGGGGAGGAAAACAAAGACTGGCTTCGCTGTCTGCACTTATCACCAGAGCAACATCCTTGGCCCATTTTCTCGGGAGAAGAGGGAAAAGCCGCTTTGATCTCTCATCTGCTCGATTTGATGGGTGTGATTGAGTCTGATTTCGAGGTGTTGAAGAAGCATCTCGGGAAAGAAGATCCAAAGACTGCTCCACAAGGTGTTATCACTTCACGGTTTTTGTTGGGCAGGTTCAGATCGAGAATGTTACAGAAGATCGATCAACTCGTGGATGTAGAGCTCAGGGCTCAAAAGGTTGACGACCTTGGGTTTTTGATTTACATGGCGAGGTCAAGGACGGTGAACACACGTATGGTGGCGGTTGTGGTTGGTTTGTTCAACAATCCAAATCCAGTTGAATCTCTCGGGAAGTTGAAGCGTCTCCAGAAGTGTCTTTGCGATGTCATTGCTGTCGGAAGAGAGTTCATTGTTACTCACCGGTTCGTGCCACAGCCGAAGTCATTTCCTGTGCAAAGCTCTCACAGCCACATGAAATGGAGCAGGAGGGTTCGCCTACCTCTTTGGTCTTGCAGCTTGTGTGTGATGCCGATCATTTGA